The following are encoded together in the Tepidiforma bonchosmolovskayae genome:
- a CDS encoding sulfurtransferase translates to MSDPEIATRGYAHPEVLVTTEWVAQHLNDPSVRIVESNEDPLLYPSGHIPGAVQVDWAADLNDPLRRDYLDRAGFEKLMSRIGVTPETTVVFYGDKNNWWACYAFWVFQLFGHTNAKVMDGGRLKWEKEGRPLVKEVPTYPPTEYRARERDDSKIRIFRDEVLKKLGTGVKLVDVRSPQEYTGERTHMPEYPQEGVLRGGHIPGAKNVPWARAANPEDGTFKSAAELKAIYEQEAGLTPNDEVIAYCRIGERSSHTWFVLKYLLGYPNVRNYDGSWTEWGNSVGVPIER, encoded by the coding sequence ATGTCCGACCCCGAAATCGCTACCCGCGGGTACGCCCATCCCGAAGTCCTGGTCACCACCGAATGGGTCGCCCAGCACCTCAACGACCCCTCCGTCCGCATCGTCGAATCGAACGAAGACCCCCTCCTCTACCCCTCCGGCCACATCCCCGGCGCCGTCCAGGTCGACTGGGCCGCTGACCTCAACGACCCCCTCCGCCGCGACTACCTCGACCGCGCCGGCTTCGAAAAGCTCATGAGCCGCATCGGCGTCACCCCCGAAACCACCGTCGTCTTCTACGGCGACAAGAACAACTGGTGGGCCTGCTACGCCTTCTGGGTCTTCCAGCTCTTCGGCCACACCAACGCAAAGGTGATGGACGGCGGCCGCCTCAAGTGGGAGAAGGAAGGACGGCCGCTGGTCAAGGAAGTCCCCACCTACCCGCCCACCGAGTACCGCGCCCGCGAGCGCGACGACTCCAAAATCCGCATCTTCCGCGACGAAGTGCTGAAAAAGCTCGGCACCGGCGTCAAACTCGTCGACGTGCGCAGCCCCCAGGAATACACCGGCGAGCGCACCCACATGCCCGAATACCCGCAGGAGGGCGTCCTCCGCGGCGGCCACATCCCCGGGGCGAAGAACGTCCCCTGGGCCCGCGCGGCCAACCCCGAAGACGGCACCTTCAAGTCCGCCGCCGAGCTCAAGGCGATCTACGAGCAGGAAGCCGGCCTCACCCCCAACGACGAAGTCATCGCCTACTGTCGCATCGGCGAACGCAGCTCCCACACCTGGTTCGTGCTGAAGTACCTCCTCGGCTACCCCAACGTCCGCAACTACGACGGCTCCTGGACGGAATGGGGCAACTCCGTCGGCGTCCCCATCGAACGCTGA
- a CDS encoding SufE family protein produces MAQPPKAFQQVIEDFAFADRQERIDMLIEYADRFKEVPERIATRPFPEEHHVQKCESDAYVWAEDLPDGTLKFHFAVENPQGLSAKAWAVILDETLSGQPLEEVAAVPCDSVFTVFGKEVSMGKGMGLMGIADMVTAFARQRLAARAAQSGSA; encoded by the coding sequence ATGGCCCAGCCGCCAAAAGCCTTCCAGCAGGTCATCGAAGATTTCGCCTTCGCCGACCGCCAGGAGCGGATCGACATGCTCATCGAGTACGCCGACCGCTTCAAGGAGGTCCCGGAGCGGATCGCCACCCGCCCCTTCCCCGAAGAACACCACGTCCAGAAGTGCGAATCCGATGCCTACGTCTGGGCCGAAGACCTGCCCGACGGAACCCTGAAGTTCCACTTCGCCGTCGAAAACCCCCAGGGCCTCTCCGCCAAAGCCTGGGCCGTCATCCTCGATGAGACCCTCTCCGGCCAGCCGCTCGAAGAGGTCGCCGCCGTCCCCTGCGACAGCGTCTTCACCGTCTTCGGCAAGGAGGTCTCCATGGGCAAAGGCATGGGCCTCATGGGCATCGCCGATATGGTGACCGCCTTCGCCCGCCAGCGCCTCGCCGCCCGGGCCGCACAGTCAGGCTCGGCGTGA
- a CDS encoding CTP synthase: MPKFIFVTGGVVSSVGKGITTASLGRILKSRGIKVSIQKLDPYLNVDPGTMSPYQHGEVFVTVDGAETDLDLGHYERFIDQDLTAASSVTSGQIYLAVLERERRGDYLGGTIQQVPHLTNEIKARIYGVAEQTGCDVLICEVGGTVGDIEGETFIEAIRQIRHEQPRDATLSVHVCFLPWVGATGELKTKPTQHSVRELRSKGIQPDAIVLRSDHPVPRDITDKVALFCDVEPRAVIPMETADTIYEVPITLEERGLGDFVLDRLGLEGRRDLAEWRDLVYRLKHPRRTAEVAVVGKYVELRDAYISVKEALVHAGIAHEADVTIRWVPAEALETRDPADLLAGIDGIVVPGGFGERGWEGKIRAAEYARTTGTPYLGLCLGMQALVTEFARHACGLVGANSTEFDPETPHPVISLLEEQHAVVNLGGTMRLGAYPCRLLPGTLAHRAYGTDVVSERHRHRWEFNNAYRARLEAAGLRVSGTSPDGALVEISEISGHPFMLGTQFHPELQSRPNRPHPLFREFVAAALARRAAGAAAPATA, translated from the coding sequence ATGCCGAAGTTCATTTTCGTCACCGGCGGCGTCGTCAGCTCAGTCGGCAAAGGCATCACCACCGCCAGCCTCGGCCGCATCCTCAAATCCCGCGGCATCAAAGTCTCCATCCAGAAGCTCGACCCCTACCTCAACGTCGACCCCGGCACCATGTCCCCCTACCAGCACGGGGAGGTGTTCGTCACCGTCGACGGCGCCGAGACCGACCTTGACCTCGGCCACTACGAGCGGTTCATCGACCAGGACCTCACCGCCGCCTCCTCCGTCACGTCCGGCCAAATCTACCTCGCCGTCCTCGAACGCGAACGCCGCGGCGACTACCTCGGCGGCACCATCCAGCAGGTCCCCCACCTCACGAACGAAATCAAGGCCCGCATCTACGGCGTCGCCGAGCAGACCGGCTGCGACGTCCTCATCTGCGAAGTCGGCGGCACCGTCGGCGACATCGAAGGCGAAACCTTCATCGAAGCCATCCGCCAGATCCGCCACGAACAGCCCCGCGATGCGACCCTCAGCGTCCACGTCTGCTTCCTCCCCTGGGTCGGCGCCACCGGTGAACTGAAGACCAAGCCCACCCAGCACTCCGTCCGCGAACTTCGCTCCAAGGGCATCCAGCCCGACGCCATCGTCCTCCGCAGCGACCACCCCGTCCCCCGCGACATCACCGACAAGGTCGCCCTCTTCTGCGACGTCGAACCCCGCGCCGTCATCCCCATGGAAACGGCCGACACCATCTACGAAGTTCCAATCACCCTCGAAGAACGCGGCCTCGGCGACTTCGTCCTCGACCGCCTCGGCCTCGAAGGCCGCCGCGACCTCGCCGAATGGCGCGACCTCGTGTACCGCCTGAAGCACCCGCGCCGCACCGCCGAAGTCGCCGTCGTCGGCAAGTACGTCGAACTCCGCGATGCCTACATCTCCGTCAAGGAGGCCCTCGTCCACGCCGGCATCGCCCACGAGGCCGACGTGACCATCCGCTGGGTGCCTGCCGAGGCCCTCGAAACCCGCGACCCGGCCGACCTCCTCGCCGGTATCGACGGCATCGTCGTCCCCGGCGGCTTCGGCGAACGCGGCTGGGAAGGCAAAATCCGCGCCGCCGAATACGCCCGCACCACCGGCACGCCCTACCTCGGCCTCTGCCTCGGCATGCAGGCCCTCGTCACCGAATTCGCCCGCCACGCCTGCGGGCTCGTCGGCGCCAACAGCACCGAATTCGACCCCGAAACACCCCACCCCGTCATCAGCCTCCTCGAAGAGCAGCACGCCGTCGTCAATCTCGGCGGCACCATGCGGCTCGGCGCCTACCCCTGCCGCCTCCTGCCCGGCACGCTCGCCCACCGCGCCTACGGCACCGACGTTGTCAGCGAACGCCACCGCCACCGCTGGGAGTTCAACAACGCCTACCGCGCCCGCCTCGAAGCCGCGGGCCTGCGTGTGAGCGGCACCTCGCCCGATGGCGCCCTCGTCGAAATCTCCGAAATCTCCGGCCACCCGTTCATGCTCGGCACCCAGTTCCACCCCGAACTCCAGAGCCGGCCGAACCGCCCCCATCCGCTCTTCCGGGAGTTCGTCGCTGCCGCCCTCGCCCGGCGCGCCGCCGGCGCAGCCGCGCCCGCCACCGCCTGA
- a CDS encoding NYN domain-containing protein, which yields MRDGGNGPGHDDVALLVDWENLKFSLMQRNRRPNVTALREAAERFGRVAYARAYADWMDPVQAGDPASLYTAGLEPVYVLTRRYTTAEGEARIQNSVDVKLAVDCIEASHLYPNIGTFVIASGDHSFFHVVMLLRARGKRVVVIGVSWATSAQLVQQADVVLYYDLDVEPEVDRAAAAPAKEPAAVEKIEPRLAAAAARALELAQAKGPISAEPREIAEVLKQILAIVQDFRTNGRDLPLSLVGQELQKRMPQADFQRLARGRAGDFARALHESGLLMMVNADFTDWLFLPNERTEAIERPRNVGQELAKYDYARFNYNDLTEEQRRAVIVAIHDERNKPGIGWLTFNRIVDTLKPVVRREDTDVKNLVNSMLSWGVLRVGEERTGYAPDTGQMYHFKTFELDLQNPDVRRALHLE from the coding sequence ATGCGGGATGGCGGGAACGGGCCCGGGCACGATGACGTCGCGCTGCTCGTCGACTGGGAGAACCTGAAGTTCAGCCTGATGCAGCGGAACCGGCGCCCGAACGTGACGGCGCTGCGGGAGGCGGCGGAGCGGTTCGGGCGGGTGGCCTATGCGCGGGCATACGCAGACTGGATGGACCCGGTGCAGGCGGGCGACCCGGCGTCGCTGTACACGGCGGGGCTGGAGCCGGTGTACGTGCTCACCCGGCGGTACACGACGGCGGAGGGCGAGGCGCGCATCCAGAACTCGGTCGATGTGAAACTGGCGGTCGACTGCATCGAGGCGAGCCACCTCTACCCGAACATCGGGACGTTCGTCATCGCCTCGGGCGACCACAGCTTTTTCCATGTGGTGATGCTGCTGCGGGCGCGGGGGAAGCGGGTGGTGGTGATCGGGGTATCGTGGGCTACGTCGGCGCAGCTCGTGCAGCAGGCGGATGTGGTGCTGTACTACGACCTGGACGTGGAGCCGGAGGTGGATCGCGCGGCAGCGGCGCCCGCCAAAGAGCCGGCGGCGGTCGAGAAGATCGAGCCGCGGCTGGCCGCGGCGGCGGCGCGGGCGCTGGAGCTGGCGCAGGCGAAGGGCCCGATCTCGGCGGAGCCGCGGGAGATCGCCGAGGTGCTGAAGCAGATCCTCGCGATTGTGCAGGACTTCCGAACGAACGGGCGCGACCTGCCGCTTTCGCTGGTGGGGCAGGAGCTGCAGAAGCGGATGCCGCAGGCAGACTTCCAGCGGCTGGCGCGCGGCCGGGCGGGCGACTTCGCGCGGGCGCTGCACGAGAGCGGGCTGCTCATGATGGTAAACGCGGACTTCACGGACTGGCTGTTCCTGCCGAACGAGCGGACGGAGGCGATCGAGCGGCCGCGCAACGTGGGGCAGGAGCTGGCGAAGTACGACTACGCGCGGTTCAACTACAACGACCTGACCGAGGAGCAGCGGCGGGCGGTGATCGTGGCGATCCACGACGAGCGGAACAAGCCGGGGATCGGCTGGCTGACGTTCAATCGGATTGTGGACACGCTGAAACCGGTGGTGCGGCGCGAGGATACGGATGTGAAGAACCTGGTGAACAGCATGCTCTCGTGGGGCGTGCTGCGGGTCGGCGAGGAGCGGACGGGGTACGCGCCGGATACGGGGCAGATGTACCACTTCAAGACGTTCGAGCTGGATTTGCAGAACCCGGACGTGCGGCGGGCGCTGCACCTCGAGTAG